The Aneurinibacillus uraniidurans genome segment CGTCTATCCGCGGATTAACCGTGGGGAATTTATGCGTGTAACGGACTATAAAAGCCAGCTGCAGGAATTCGTACAACGGTATGGTCTCGGCGAGATTCAATACTGTATCGTTCAGGAACGAGGCCCGGCGCATAGTCGTGAATTCGTCTCCGAGGTGACGCTGAATGGCAGTGTGCTCGGCCAAGGAAAAGGGCGATCGAAGAAGGAAGCAGAACAGCATGCCGCGTCTATGGCGATGAAAGAGCTGGCTGTGAGAAGACAGGCGTGAAGCGTCATGTTAACATCGCACTGTTCGTTCCGCATCAGGGCTGTCCGAAAGACTGTGTATTTTGTAATCAGGCACGCATTACCGGACAGAAGCGGGAACGTCAGCTGACAGAAGAAGACGTACGGCAGTCGATTGAAACACAGCTTGCTACCGTTCGAGCTGACCAGACCGCAGAGATTGCATTTTTTGGCGGCAGCTTTACTGGTTTGCCGCGTGGGTACCAGACGATGCTGCTCAGTATCGCCCATGAATTTGTCACAGCGGGCAGAGTGTCCGGTATTCGCTTGTCTACGCGTCCGGATTATATTGCGCCGCATATTATGGATTTCCTGTTAGCGTATGGTGTCACAACGATTGAACTTGGCTGCCAGTCGCTTGACGATGAAGTGCTAGCTAAAGCCAAACGTGGGCATACGGCCGCTCATGTCGAGCGTGCAGTTGCAACCATTCGACAGTATCCATCTGTGCAGCTCGGCTTACAGCTTCTACCGGGACTTCCGGGAGATACGCGTGCGATTAGTGTGCGTACAGCACAGGCAGCGGCTCGGCTTCGTCCAGATTTTATGCGAATTTATCCGGCTCTCGTTATTGCTGGTACAGAGCTTGAGGGTATGTATCGCAGTGGAGAGTATGTGCCGCTGACTGTAGACGAAGCCGTACAGTGGACAGCTGAAGTGTGGCTTCCGCTGTTAAAAGCAGGTATTCCGGTCATTCGGATGGGACTTCACTCCTCGGATGATTTGCGCCAGGCAGGAACTGTGCTTGCCGGTCCTCTCCATCCTTCGTTTCGCCAGCTTGTTGAAACGGAGTTATTCAGCCGCTTGTTGAAACGAATGATGGAGGCGATTGTTCCGGACGCACGAGGTCCCCTGAATGTCCGAATTCATCCGGCAGATGAGACAGCGATACGCGGCCCAAAAGGAGCAGTATGGCGGGCATTTGCGCAGCAGATGCCGTATGAGTCGAAGCTCGTATTTGATCAATACCATCCTCGCTATACGGTGAGCTGGGAAAGTTCGTCTGCAGCTGGTACATTATCGTTCACAGATTTGTAGGCTGGCTGTGCAAGTTTTTACGTCCTGTTCGGCTAAAAAAGCTGACAGGGCGTTTTTTCTTATGAAATAACATGATAAAGTGAAAGAAGCTTTGAATTTTTGGCAGGGGAGGCTAGAAATGTTTCTAAAGCGCCTCGAAATCACAGGGTTTAAATCGTTTGCTGACCGGACAGAATTGGAGTTCGTGCCGGGCGTTACAGCTGTCGTAGGACCGAATGGCAGCGGGAAAAGTAATATTTCAGATGCGATTCGCTGGGTGTTAGGCGAGCAGAGCGCAAAATCACTGCGCGGTTCTAAGATGGAAGATATTATTTTTTCGGGTAGTGATGGCCGCAAGCCGGTGAATTATTGTGAAGTATCGCTCACGCTCGATAATGCAGACCAGAAGCTAAAAATGGATTTTTCCGAAGTTACAGTTACCCGGCGCGTGTATCGTTCGGGAGATAGTGAATATTCCATTAATCGTCAGAGTTGTCGCCTGCGTGATATTGTTGAGCTATTTATGGATACAGGTGTCGGGAAGGAAGCGTATTCCGTCATCGGTCAGGGACGAATCGAAGAGATTTTGAGCACACGTTCGGAAGACAGACGTATGCTGTTTGAAGAAGCTGCTGGGATTGTAAAATACAAAGCCCGCAAGAAGGAAGCGGTTAAAAAGCTGGACGAAACGGAACAAAATCTTGTGCGCGTCCAAGATATTATGGGTGAGATCGCGGAGCAGATCGAACCGCTCGCTGCACAGGCAGATAAGGCGCGAGAGTATATGCAGCTGAAAGAAGAGCTTGCGCGCCACGAGATCGGCTTATATGTCAAGCAGTTTGATGTGCTGCATGAAGAGTGGAAAGTATGTAAGCAGACCATAGACGAGCTGACGAACGAGCAGGTAGAATGTGCGGCAGAGATTAACCACATGGATGCGAAAGTGGCCAATTTAAAGGCGTATGTATCTGAGCAGGACAACGTGCTTGAGGAGCTGCAGCAGCGACTGCTCACTGTAACGGAAGAAGCAGAGAAAGCAGAGGGGCTGCGCGAGGTGCTTCGGGAGCGTCTCCGTAATTTTAGTCGTAACAAGCAGGATGCACGTGGGAAAGCAGTTGGACTGAGTGAGAAGCAGGAAGCACTTCGAGGGGAACTTGCACATATCGATGAGCAGGTGAATACGACTGCGATCCGGCTTGCTGAGTTGGAGAAAGAGCTGTCTGCGGAGCAGAGACGGTACGCGAATTTTACGACGTTTACGGATAAAGATATTGAACGATTGAAAGCGGATTATTTTGAAATTCTTAACCAGATGGCAGCTTTGCGCAATGAAGTGCGCCACCATGAACAGATTATTGAGACGAGCGGGCACAAAGCAGAGCGTCTTGCCCAAAACAATGAACAATTGATTGGGCAGAAAGACAGTATTGCGGCCCGCCGTGCAGAACTAGAACAGGAGCTTTCAGGAGTTCGTGTACAGCTTTCGAATAGTATTGCTGCTTTTCAAGATGAAGCCGCGATCCGCAAGAAGTATGCGAATGAGCGCACAAAAGGGCTTGAGGAACTGCGTCAGGGCGAGCATAAGTTTAACGGATTGCTGTCGCGACGTGATGTGCTGCGCGATATGCAGGCGGAGTTTTCCGGCTTTATGCAGGGTGTTAAGGAGATCTTAAAAGCACGCGAACGTGGATTGGA includes the following:
- a CDS encoding elongator complex protein 3, producing MKRHVNIALFVPHQGCPKDCVFCNQARITGQKRERQLTEEDVRQSIETQLATVRADQTAEIAFFGGSFTGLPRGYQTMLLSIAHEFVTAGRVSGIRLSTRPDYIAPHIMDFLLAYGVTTIELGCQSLDDEVLAKAKRGHTAAHVERAVATIRQYPSVQLGLQLLPGLPGDTRAISVRTAQAAARLRPDFMRIYPALVIAGTELEGMYRSGEYVPLTVDEAVQWTAEVWLPLLKAGIPVIRMGLHSSDDLRQAGTVLAGPLHPSFRQLVETELFSRLLKRMMEAIVPDARGPLNVRIHPADETAIRGPKGAVWRAFAQQMPYESKLVFDQYHPRYTVSWESSSAAGTLSFTDL